The Cohnella abietis genome has a segment encoding these proteins:
- the mqnE gene encoding aminofutalosine synthase MqnE, with translation MTLVTTHPDRQMAEIADKVRNGERLSLEDGVFLYRSDDLLTIGQLANEVNLRKNGKKVYFIENMSLYFTNICEAHCAFCNFRKDEGQEGSYTLSPQEMIEYVDKHIHPGVREFHIVGGHNTSVPFEYYVESIRALKQQYPDVTIKAYTAAEIDFFSRISGLTYKEVLETLISAGLETLTGGGAEILSDQYRKKMRVDKANIAQYLDVHRTAHQLGLKTHTTMLYGSIESLEERVQHMLHIRDLQDETNGFQVFIPLSMQPISPKASIRRRNSAYDDLKAIAISRLMLDNIQHIKAYFINIGTQLTQVALTMGASDAHGTIVREKISHAAGALTPAGITREDLVWLIKGAGRIPVERDTFYNEIKIYE, from the coding sequence ATGACACTCGTTACGACGCACCCCGATCGCCAGATGGCGGAAATCGCCGACAAAGTCAGAAACGGCGAACGGCTATCTTTAGAGGATGGCGTTTTTCTCTATCGCTCAGATGATTTATTGACGATCGGACAATTAGCGAACGAAGTTAATTTACGGAAAAATGGCAAGAAGGTTTACTTTATCGAAAATATGAGCCTTTATTTCACTAATATTTGCGAAGCTCATTGTGCATTCTGCAACTTCCGCAAGGATGAAGGACAGGAAGGCTCTTATACATTATCACCGCAGGAAATGATTGAATACGTGGATAAGCATATACATCCAGGTGTTCGTGAGTTTCACATTGTCGGTGGACACAATACTAGTGTCCCTTTCGAGTATTACGTGGAATCTATTCGAGCTCTAAAGCAGCAGTATCCCGATGTTACTATTAAGGCTTATACTGCAGCTGAGATCGATTTCTTTTCCCGTATTTCAGGCTTAACCTATAAGGAAGTTCTTGAAACATTAATCAGCGCTGGTCTAGAAACACTAACAGGCGGCGGAGCTGAGATTTTATCAGACCAATACCGTAAAAAAATGCGGGTGGACAAGGCCAACATTGCGCAATACCTAGATGTTCATCGTACCGCTCACCAGCTCGGGTTAAAAACGCATACTACGATGCTATATGGCTCGATTGAATCTCTTGAGGAACGTGTACAGCATATGCTCCATATTCGGGATTTGCAGGATGAGACGAATGGCTTCCAAGTATTCATTCCCCTATCCATGCAGCCGATTAGCCCTAAAGCGAGCATACGTCGCCGTAATTCTGCATATGACGACCTAAAGGCCATCGCAATTAGCCGTCTAATGCTTGATAATATTCAACATATTAAAGCTTATTTCATTAACATTGGCACACAGTTAACACAAGTGGCGCTTACAATGGGTGCATCCGACGCACATGGAACAATCGTTCGCGAGAAGATCAGTCATGCAGCAGGAGCTTTAACACCAGCAGGTATTACGCGTGAGGATTTGGTCTGGTTAATCAAAGGCGCTGGACGTATTCCTGTTGAACGCGACACCTTCTACAATGAAATAAAAATATACGAGTAA
- a CDS encoding NAD(P)/FAD-dependent oxidoreductase codes for MSKVVVLGGGYGGLTVIQELLEHVPKDVQLFLVDRMPYQGLKTEYYALAAGTVSDLEIRVNYPSHPQLTLVYGDVTDLDLELKIVNITNQEPLSYDSLVIALGCTDSYHGITGASEYSCSIQSLAATRNTYQQINNIRPYGQLTIVGGGLSGVEIAAELRESRSDINIRILDRGNSVMSSFPVKLQEYVASWFRHHDVEMRSHIGITSLEKGVIHNGDEPIFTNATVWTAGIQPVKLVQSMTEPKDHQGRLIVNELHELPGAPQVYVIGDCSSQPFSPSAQLAGAQGKQVAEVIRARWENKEPKLSRIKLKGVLGSLGKKAGFGLMGATPLLGRIPRMLKSGVLWKSKRHFG; via the coding sequence ATGAGTAAGGTCGTGGTACTAGGTGGAGGCTACGGTGGGCTAACCGTTATCCAAGAGCTACTGGAGCATGTACCGAAGGATGTCCAACTATTTCTTGTTGATCGCATGCCTTATCAGGGGTTAAAGACGGAATACTATGCTTTAGCAGCAGGAACGGTATCCGATTTGGAAATCCGTGTTAATTATCCAAGCCATCCGCAACTAACTTTGGTTTATGGCGATGTAACTGATCTGGATCTTGAGCTCAAGATTGTTAATATCACGAATCAAGAGCCTCTTTCTTATGATTCTTTAGTTATCGCCCTTGGCTGCACAGACAGCTACCATGGCATTACCGGTGCTTCAGAGTATTCCTGTAGCATTCAGTCCTTAGCAGCAACTCGAAATACCTATCAGCAAATAAATAATATTCGCCCATATGGCCAACTAACCATTGTTGGCGGAGGCTTGAGTGGCGTAGAAATTGCCGCCGAGCTACGAGAAAGCCGTTCCGACATTAACATTCGAATATTGGATCGCGGCAATAGTGTGATGTCATCCTTTCCGGTCAAATTGCAGGAGTATGTTGCATCATGGTTCCGCCATCACGATGTGGAAATGCGTTCCCACATTGGCATTACTTCCTTGGAGAAGGGGGTCATTCATAATGGAGACGAGCCCATCTTCACGAATGCAACCGTATGGACCGCCGGAATACAGCCTGTGAAGCTTGTTCAGAGCATGACTGAGCCCAAAGACCATCAAGGCAGGTTAATCGTCAACGAGTTGCACGAGCTTCCTGGAGCCCCACAAGTGTATGTCATTGGTGACTGCTCAAGTCAGCCGTTCTCCCCAAGCGCACAGCTTGCAGGCGCGCAAGGAAAGCAGGTTGCAGAGGTTATTCGAGCTCGCTGGGAAAATAAAGAACCGAAGCTGTCCCGTATCAAGCTTAAGGGTGTGCTCGGTTCATTAGGTAAAAAGGCAGGCTTCGGTTTAATGGGAGCTACTCCACTTCTTGGCCGTATTCCTCGTATGCTCAAAAGCGGAGTGCTCTGGAAAAGCAAGCGCCACTTCGGTTAA
- a CDS encoding SDR family oxidoreductase, whose translation MKLLGRTALITGSAKGLGRRTALELAASGCDVAINYVSSREEAEQLVEDIEALGRKSCAIQGDIAKADDAIRLVSEVESQLGGVDILINNAGPFIRERRLFADYDTEDIHYLMNGNLVGTMLMNHRVLPGMRSRQWGRIIHFGFGHASEARSWPHRAVYAAAKVGLVSFTKTLAVEEASNGITVNMICPGDIRGGNKEKSIVDVAGIIDDESPRGRPGTGEDVARMIAFLCLPESDFITGNTIDVSGGLDPIRTHLKR comes from the coding sequence GTGAAGCTATTAGGCAGAACAGCATTAATAACTGGAAGTGCAAAGGGCTTGGGGAGGCGCACAGCGCTGGAGCTGGCTGCTTCGGGATGTGACGTAGCGATAAACTACGTAAGCAGCAGAGAAGAGGCTGAGCAACTCGTGGAGGACATTGAAGCCTTAGGGCGTAAGTCTTGTGCCATTCAAGGAGATATTGCGAAAGCGGATGATGCGATACGGCTTGTATCTGAGGTAGAGAGCCAGCTGGGAGGCGTGGATATTCTTATTAACAATGCGGGACCTTTCATCCGAGAGCGTCGACTGTTCGCGGATTATGATACTGAGGATATCCATTACCTGATGAACGGCAATCTTGTTGGGACGATGCTGATGAATCACCGGGTGCTTCCAGGAATGAGAAGTCGTCAGTGGGGGAGAATCATACATTTTGGATTTGGTCATGCATCGGAGGCGAGGTCATGGCCTCACCGGGCAGTTTATGCAGCCGCTAAGGTTGGGCTTGTATCTTTTACGAAGACACTGGCAGTAGAGGAAGCTTCGAACGGGATAACTGTAAACATGATCTGTCCGGGAGATATCCGTGGTGGAAACAAAGAAAAAAGCATAGTGGACGTTGCAGGTATAATTGATGATGAGTCCCCTCGAGGTCGTCCTGGAACAGGTGAGGATGTCGCGAGAATGATTGCTTTTCTATGTTTACCGGAGTCGGATTTTATTACAGGCAACACAATAGATGTATCTGGCGGCTTGGATCCCATTAGAACGCATCTAAAAAGATGA
- a CDS encoding putative holin-like toxin, which translates to MDVFQVFSVLFASGIFIITLLNYIEKRK; encoded by the coding sequence ATGGATGTATTTCAAGTTTTTTCGGTTCTCTTCGCTTCTGGCATCTTTATTATCACATTGCTTAATTATATAGAGAAAAGAAAATAA
- a CDS encoding carbohydrate ABC transporter permease, whose amino-acid sequence MKIRMERATIVFNVLGYVMISLLAIICLLPFLLIVMGSISSETEIIRDGFKLIPSELSFDSYMAVFSNPYQIYNAYTVTILVTVVGTILGLFFTSMAGYVLSRKEFHYRNPVAFIIYFTTLFSGGLIPWYIMIVKYLDWKDSYLALLIPSMLSAWNIILMKNFMKSIPDSISESAKIDGAGDFTIYMRLILPLSVPGLATIGLFLALSYWNEWFLANVFITSDSKYPLQFLLYRILSSAAVLKTNIAGNLSADFTPPTETLKMAVAIVATGPIVFLYPFVQRFFIKGLTIGAVKG is encoded by the coding sequence ATGAAAATTCGTATGGAGAGGGCAACGATTGTATTTAATGTACTTGGTTATGTGATGATCTCGCTGCTTGCGATTATTTGCCTGCTTCCTTTTCTATTGATTGTTATGGGCTCCATATCGTCCGAAACGGAAATCATCAGAGACGGCTTTAAGTTAATCCCGAGTGAATTATCATTTGATTCCTACATGGCTGTATTCAGTAATCCCTACCAAATCTATAACGCTTATACGGTAACGATTCTGGTAACAGTTGTGGGGACGATATTGGGATTATTTTTCACCTCGATGGCAGGTTACGTTCTATCTCGTAAGGAATTCCACTACCGAAATCCTGTTGCTTTCATTATCTATTTTACGACGTTGTTTAGTGGTGGATTAATTCCATGGTATATCATGATCGTCAAATATTTGGATTGGAAGGACAGCTATCTTGCATTGCTGATTCCATCTATGCTCAGTGCATGGAACATTATCCTGATGAAAAATTTCATGAAATCAATTCCAGACTCTATCTCTGAATCTGCGAAGATCGACGGAGCAGGGGATTTCACCATATATATGCGGTTGATTTTACCACTATCGGTTCCTGGACTAGCGACAATCGGCTTATTCCTTGCTTTATCTTATTGGAATGAATGGTTTCTAGCTAATGTGTTCATTACATCGGATTCCAAATATCCGCTCCAATTTCTGTTGTACCGCATACTCTCTAGCGCCGCAGTATTAAAAACGAACATTGCAGGCAATTTATCTGCTGATTTCACTCCGCCTACGGAAACCTTGAAGATGGCAGTCGCTATTGTCGCTACAGGTCCAATTGTATTTCTATATCCTTTTGTTCAACGATTCTTCATTAAGGGGTTAACGATTGGCGCTGTAAAAGGTTAG
- a CDS encoding Cthe_2314 family HEPN domain-containing protein, with protein sequence MLFGEQPREWTGLSLETVQAIERFSLLSSKIADRSAEQSSGHHTFSIWAKGLLRSMDELEQSCYAAKRYADQVHHNLIEELTSEELLSYNRHVYYDKNAYIRAFALLDKLGTLLNQLLNLQTERIKARFSYFTVLRNMRENKLHVELMKPLNELKERHQNVFSRLRNRRNLEIHQMNAELKDDLNQSIANDGSPRTLENLSVNMSDLDRCWEMVHGTLNLSFRYACKQLQR encoded by the coding sequence ATGTTATTTGGAGAACAGCCAAGAGAGTGGACGGGATTGTCGCTTGAGACGGTACAGGCCATTGAACGATTTTCATTGCTTTCCTCTAAAATCGCGGATCGTTCAGCTGAACAATCCTCTGGGCACCATACTTTTTCGATTTGGGCGAAGGGACTGCTTCGTTCAATGGATGAGCTAGAGCAAAGCTGTTACGCAGCTAAGCGCTATGCGGATCAAGTTCATCATAATTTGATTGAAGAGCTAACATCCGAGGAGCTGCTTAGCTATAATCGGCATGTTTATTACGATAAGAATGCTTATATTCGCGCATTTGCGCTTCTTGATAAGCTTGGAACGCTGCTTAATCAATTGTTAAATCTTCAAACCGAACGAATTAAAGCTCGGTTTTCCTATTTCACTGTGTTGCGGAATATGAGGGAAAACAAGCTGCACGTTGAGCTAATGAAGCCTCTTAATGAGCTTAAGGAACGCCACCAGAACGTATTTTCTAGACTCCGAAATCGCAGGAACTTGGAAATCCATCAGATGAACGCAGAGCTGAAGGACGATCTCAATCAAAGCATCGCCAACGATGGATCACCTAGAACGCTTGAAAATTTATCGGTTAATATGTCAGACCTGGATCGCTGCTGGGAAATGGTTCATGGAACATTAAACCTATCCTTCCGCTATGCATGCAAGCAGCTGCAACGGTAG
- a CDS encoding LacI family DNA-binding transcriptional regulator — MDIKIIDVAAIAGVSPATVSRVLNQSSIVSTKTKEKVLSAIEQLGYHPNAAAKNLRSQKSMTICVIVPDINAAYFSEVIKGIENMAYANKYKVIICDAQNQKDRELDYLNLLVNRTVDGAILIASLLSDAEIAQFSDRGYFIAVVGRYIEHAKIPCIYTDNVKFSREVIHHLVGQNHREIVFLSGYAEAIDSYERLEGYLKALREHQIPFRPELIENGNFNEEGGYDAMKRLFEKKLSFTAVFAANDEMALGVYRACAEYGIRIPDQLAVVGVDNNRICKYITPTMSTVNQPKYTMGAIIVEKLIDQMNDNQHPDKRTFKVDSELIIRNSSQSRV, encoded by the coding sequence ATGGACATAAAAATCATAGACGTCGCTGCTATTGCTGGAGTGTCACCTGCCACTGTTTCTAGGGTGCTCAATCAAAGTAGCATAGTATCTACCAAAACCAAAGAAAAAGTCTTATCTGCTATTGAGCAATTAGGCTACCACCCTAATGCGGCCGCCAAAAATCTACGCTCGCAGAAATCGATGACAATCTGTGTAATCGTACCCGATATTAACGCTGCTTATTTCTCAGAGGTCATTAAAGGCATTGAGAACATGGCCTATGCTAACAAATATAAAGTTATTATATGCGATGCCCAGAACCAAAAGGATCGTGAGCTAGATTATTTGAACCTATTAGTGAATCGAACGGTAGATGGTGCTATTCTTATCGCGTCCCTCCTCTCCGATGCAGAGATTGCACAGTTCTCCGACAGAGGCTACTTCATCGCGGTTGTTGGGAGATACATCGAGCATGCTAAAATTCCTTGCATCTATACAGATAACGTCAAGTTTTCAAGAGAGGTTATTCATCATCTCGTCGGACAAAACCATCGTGAGATTGTATTTCTTAGTGGTTATGCGGAAGCAATCGACAGCTATGAGCGATTAGAAGGATACTTGAAAGCTTTGCGGGAGCATCAAATCCCCTTCCGTCCCGAATTAATTGAAAACGGAAATTTCAACGAAGAGGGCGGATATGATGCAATGAAACGACTATTTGAGAAAAAGCTAAGCTTTACTGCTGTATTTGCCGCAAATGATGAAATGGCCCTTGGTGTCTACAGGGCTTGTGCGGAATACGGTATTCGCATCCCAGATCAATTAGCCGTTGTCGGCGTCGATAATAACCGAATTTGCAAATACATTACCCCCACGATGAGTACAGTTAATCAACCTAAATATACGATGGGTGCCATTATTGTTGAGAAGCTTATCGATCAGATGAACGACAACCAGCATCCCGATAAGCGCACATTTAAAGTAGATTCTGAGCTCATTATTCGTAATTCTTCCCAATCACGGGTTTAG
- a CDS encoding aspartyl-phosphate phosphatase Spo0E family protein, with the protein MREKCTLIARDIGKEKEKEKEKEKERCTTTTKRRIEMLRKIMIQVFVQNGSDMRNPEVLRLSQLLDEQLNFYDRCLRY; encoded by the coding sequence GTGCGGGAAAAATGTACACTAATTGCTCGGGATATTGGCAAAGAAAAAGAGAAAGAAAAAGAAAAAGAAAAAGAAAGATGCACGACAACGACAAAGAGAAGAATAGAAATGCTACGAAAAATTATGATACAGGTGTTTGTCCAGAATGGTTCTGATATGCGAAATCCCGAAGTATTAAGATTATCTCAGCTTCTAGATGAGCAGCTTAACTTTTATGACAGATGC
- a CDS encoding YuzB family protein, with product MHIVEFCASNMHHGTDLVLEKLEKLPHIEVIEYGCLGNCGECYLSPYALVNGESVVAEAADQLYDLILTTISQQELDHAALDKLLDDL from the coding sequence ATGCATATCGTTGAATTTTGTGCAAGTAATATGCATCATGGAACGGATCTAGTGTTAGAGAAGCTAGAAAAGCTACCTCATATCGAAGTGATCGAATATGGCTGCTTAGGCAATTGTGGAGAATGTTACCTGTCTCCGTATGCTTTGGTTAATGGAGAAAGCGTAGTAGCGGAAGCAGCAGACCAGCTTTACGATCTCATTCTTACCACGATATCGCAGCAGGAGCTTGATCATGCAGCTCTTGATAAGCTGCTCGACGATCTTTAA
- a CDS encoding NifU family protein → MSTNAPSTQYDEVIDVLDKLRPFLQRDGGDVELVDIEDGIVKLRLMGACGSCPSSTITLKAGIERALLEEVEGIQEVVQVF, encoded by the coding sequence ATGAGTACAAATGCTCCAAGCACACAGTATGATGAAGTCATCGACGTTCTCGATAAATTACGTCCGTTCTTGCAACGCGACGGAGGAGATGTCGAGTTGGTTGACATTGAGGACGGTATCGTTAAATTGCGCCTAATGGGTGCATGCGGTAGCTGCCCGAGCTCCACTATTACGCTTAAAGCAGGTATTGAGCGTGCATTACTGGAAGAAGTTGAAGGCATTCAAGAAGTTGTTCAAGTGTTCTGA
- the erpA gene encoding iron-sulfur cluster insertion protein ErpA, which produces MMNISESAGDKIQEMLAAEEAPDLFLRIGVQEGGCSGFSYGMGFDDEFNEGDEKLDIRGIKVVVDGDSVKYLNGLEIDWKESAMGGGFTINNPNASATCGCGSSFRTAKEAGNPAADPC; this is translated from the coding sequence TTGATGAATATAAGCGAGTCAGCAGGGGATAAGATTCAAGAGATGCTGGCAGCCGAAGAAGCTCCAGATTTGTTTCTGCGAATTGGTGTGCAAGAAGGTGGATGCAGCGGTTTTTCATATGGTATGGGATTTGACGATGAGTTCAACGAAGGTGACGAGAAATTGGACATTCGTGGAATCAAGGTCGTTGTTGATGGAGATAGCGTGAAATATTTAAACGGTCTGGAGATTGATTGGAAAGAATCAGCCATGGGCGGGGGCTTCACCATCAATAACCCGAACGCCAGCGCAACCTGCGGCTGTGGAAGCAGCTTCAGAACGGCTAAAGAAGCGGGCAATCCTGCTGCGGATCCTTGCTGA
- a CDS encoding oxalate:formate antiporter — MKKRDVVYMIYSEEERSITASGIEFNEFVDSLTMGLNNVLLLSSGYTGADFHSGVGLDFVKRENLHKLYKENIHSYGDFCWIDFDELASLDKLEPQEKAELLYLGHYKKVLGSLFFEKLNNQFVYLAHDDGWYSKVFYKNKQDQLDIFRHLFPGKLKIYKRNVEPMSLEVGGQLVSFAKEGLLIDFSKTIKSRTGLEIPLNVIGKIKNFDDVYNNMERHKARAKSEHWLKYKESQWVIKS, encoded by the coding sequence ATGAAAAAAAGAGATGTCGTCTACATGATCTACAGTGAAGAAGAACGATCTATAACAGCATCGGGAATAGAATTCAATGAGTTTGTTGATTCGCTTACTATGGGATTAAACAATGTTTTGCTTCTATCATCCGGATACACAGGTGCAGATTTTCATTCTGGTGTCGGATTAGATTTTGTGAAGAGAGAAAACTTGCATAAATTGTACAAAGAAAATATCCATTCCTATGGAGATTTTTGTTGGATAGATTTTGATGAATTGGCTTCCCTAGATAAGCTTGAACCGCAAGAGAAGGCAGAACTACTCTATTTAGGTCATTATAAAAAAGTGTTAGGAAGCCTATTTTTTGAAAAACTCAATAACCAATTTGTTTATTTAGCCCACGATGATGGATGGTACAGTAAAGTTTTTTACAAAAACAAACAAGACCAATTAGATATTTTTCGACATTTATTTCCGGGGAAATTAAAAATCTATAAGAGGAATGTGGAACCGATGAGCCTTGAAGTAGGGGGACAGCTTGTATCTTTCGCTAAAGAGGGTTTATTAATAGATTTCTCCAAAACAATAAAATCTCGAACGGGCTTAGAAATTCCTTTGAATGTAATTGGAAAAATAAAGAACTTTGATGATGTTTATAACAACATGGAACGACATAAAGCGAGAGCTAAGTCGGAGCATTGGCTTAAATATAAAGAAAGCCAATGGGTGATAAAGTCATAA
- a CDS encoding extracellular solute-binding protein yields the protein MNRKLTKWFSILIALTMLTVVISACAKNNNATDPSKSPESSSTEKAPASEKATDTEPSKLDTSKKVDLVWYLLGDSHEDSQKVLDEFNKMLEKDLNTTLKLNFTTWTEWETKYNLLLTAGEKIDMIFASSWAKYYSYAKQGAFVDLTDLLPTYAPQTWSTVPQQDWDEVKVADKIYAVPSTFPEFTPNGFVYREDWRKELNLPEIKDLDTIEAYMDGVKKGKPGVMPIGGSAWNEVSTLFSAVSGFEAIGGDSLVVAKSYDTPRDIVAYPFTTEFEQYVKRMKTWASKGYWSSNTLSNKTEAGDLIKAGTGAIYWRNPPGAGGFIVDAKKTNPEIELAYFPFTRFHNYAMPNLSINNGMAIPKSSNNVERSLMVLDKLRNNPEYFKLLTYGIEGTHYSLESDGKTFQTPPKGTSVSKDWKKYDIASWGWRYEPNMLQEIGAWADLKKFNDEFKAENRPSIFSPILLDYEPVKAQQAAVNQVYKQYGQPLMMGLVPDVDKALETYRKKLESAGIEKLVDYIKGQAEIFYAERKI from the coding sequence ATGAACCGGAAGTTAACGAAATGGTTTTCGATTCTAATTGCATTAACAATGCTGACTGTAGTGATCAGCGCATGCGCCAAAAATAACAATGCTACAGATCCATCGAAATCACCGGAATCTTCAAGCACTGAGAAAGCTCCAGCATCAGAGAAAGCAACAGATACAGAGCCCTCTAAGCTGGACACCTCTAAGAAGGTTGATCTTGTATGGTATTTGTTAGGCGACTCGCATGAAGATAGTCAGAAGGTTCTAGATGAATTTAATAAAATGCTAGAGAAAGACTTAAATACCACGCTTAAGCTTAATTTCACAACATGGACGGAATGGGAAACAAAATATAATCTGCTACTCACTGCAGGTGAAAAAATAGATATGATATTCGCTTCAAGCTGGGCTAAATATTACAGCTATGCGAAGCAAGGCGCATTCGTAGATCTTACGGATCTGCTTCCTACTTACGCACCGCAAACTTGGAGTACCGTACCTCAGCAGGATTGGGATGAAGTAAAGGTAGCGGACAAAATATATGCTGTACCAAGCACGTTCCCTGAATTTACGCCGAACGGGTTCGTATATCGGGAAGATTGGCGCAAAGAATTGAATCTGCCTGAAATCAAGGATTTGGATACAATTGAAGCTTATATGGATGGGGTCAAAAAGGGTAAGCCTGGGGTGATGCCAATTGGCGGATCTGCATGGAATGAAGTAAGCACGTTGTTCTCTGCTGTCAGCGGATTTGAAGCCATAGGGGGAGACTCTCTCGTCGTTGCCAAATCTTATGATACCCCTCGGGATATTGTAGCTTATCCGTTCACGACGGAATTCGAACAATATGTTAAACGGATGAAGACTTGGGCTTCTAAAGGCTACTGGTCATCCAATACGTTGTCTAATAAAACAGAAGCGGGCGATCTGATCAAGGCTGGAACGGGTGCTATCTACTGGCGCAACCCTCCAGGAGCAGGTGGTTTTATCGTAGATGCGAAGAAAACGAATCCAGAAATAGAGCTTGCCTATTTTCCATTCACAAGGTTCCACAATTATGCGATGCCAAACTTATCCATTAACAACGGAATGGCTATTCCTAAGAGCTCCAACAATGTCGAGCGTTCTTTAATGGTGTTGGATAAGCTGCGCAACAATCCCGAATATTTTAAGCTATTGACCTACGGGATTGAAGGCACGCATTATTCGCTTGAATCAGATGGCAAAACTTTTCAGACTCCACCTAAAGGAACTTCCGTATCTAAGGATTGGAAAAAATACGATATTGCTAGCTGGGGCTGGAGATATGAGCCGAATATGCTGCAGGAAATAGGCGCCTGGGCTGACTTGAAAAAATTTAATGACGAGTTCAAAGCAGAAAACAGACCAAGCATATTCTCTCCAATCTTACTCGATTATGAGCCTGTAAAGGCACAGCAAGCAGCAGTTAATCAGGTTTACAAGCAATATGGTCAACCACTGATGATGGGCTTGGTACCTGATGTAGATAAGGCTTTGGAAACTTATCGCAAGAAGCTCGAATCAGCAGGTATTGAAAAACTAGTCGATTATATTAAAGGTCAAGCAGAAATTTTCTATGCAGAAAGAAAAATTTAA
- a CDS encoding ABC transporter permease — MIRLLKDFRKNKTLWIMVIPSIVFFVTFSYLPMVGVYYAFTRFSFDGGLFNSPFVGFQNFQFLWESGQLLALTKNTALYNLAFIFVGNLLQILCAIFLSELPGKSFRKLTQSFMFLPFFLSFVLIGAFVYNLFNFDNGVVNTFLLSVGLQPYDFYLHSAPWKYIIVFFNVWKGLGYGTIIYLAAIMSISEEYHEAAKIDGANIFQRIRNIVIPLLVPTFVLLILLSLGGILKGQFDLFYQIIGNNGMLYEATDIIDTYVYRSLTVNFDIGMGTAAGLYQSAFGFILVCLVNYIIKKTREDYALF; from the coding sequence ATGATTCGATTGCTTAAAGATTTCCGAAAGAATAAAACGCTATGGATTATGGTTATACCCTCAATCGTATTTTTCGTAACATTTAGTTACTTGCCGATGGTCGGTGTGTATTATGCATTTACGAGATTTAGCTTCGATGGAGGGTTATTCAACAGTCCATTCGTAGGATTTCAGAACTTTCAATTTTTATGGGAATCCGGACAGCTATTAGCATTAACGAAGAATACCGCGCTATATAATCTTGCTTTCATATTTGTAGGAAACCTCTTGCAAATTCTATGTGCAATTTTTCTAAGTGAGCTTCCAGGAAAGTCATTCCGTAAACTAACGCAATCGTTTATGTTCCTTCCATTTTTCTTATCCTTTGTATTGATTGGCGCATTTGTCTATAACCTATTTAATTTCGATAATGGCGTCGTGAATACTTTCCTCCTATCGGTTGGTCTCCAGCCCTATGACTTCTATCTTCATTCAGCGCCATGGAAATACATAATCGTATTCTTCAATGTATGGAAAGGTCTTGGCTACGGCACGATTATTTACTTGGCCGCAATTATGAGCATTAGTGAAGAATATCACGAAGCGGCGAAAATTGACGGTGCAAATATTTTTCAAAGAATAAGAAATATCGTTATTCCACTACTAGTCCCCACATTTGTACTCCTCATTCTACTCAGTCTCGGTGGCATCTTAAAAGGTCAATTTGACTTGTTCTACCAGATCATCGGCAATAACGGCATGCTGTATGAAGCAACAGACATAATCGACACCTACGTGTATCGCTCCTTAACGGTTAATTTCGATATTGGAATGGGTACTGCTGCTGGCTTATATCAATCCGCCTTTGGGTTTATACTTGTCTGCCTTGTTAACTATATTATCAAAAAAACCCGTGAAGATTATGCGCTATTCTAG